Proteins encoded in a region of the Rutidosis leptorrhynchoides isolate AG116_Rl617_1_P2 chromosome 9, CSIRO_AGI_Rlap_v1, whole genome shotgun sequence genome:
- the LOC139867674 gene encoding succinate dehydrogenase subunit 7B, mitochondrial-like, with translation MASLLKRNSFSIFPSHRHSQPAKCLPLQSTRQIHAAPGAREKALLAKDPALERFKSYRKSASSIRRIGDYLTIVVVAGCCYEIYVRAVTREEARKALKSN, from the exons ATGGCGTCTTTGCTAAAACGCAATTCCTTTTCAATCTTTCCTTCTCATCGTCATTCCCAG ccTGCGAAATGTTTACCCTTGCAATCTACACGTCAAATTCATGCAGCACCTGGTGCTCGCGAAAAAGCT CTATTGGCTAAGGACCCAGCACTAGAGCGCTTCAAATCATACAGGAAAAGTGCCTCAAGCATCAGAAGAATTGGAGATTACCTTACTATTGTTGTCGTAGCTG GATGTTGCTATGAGATATATGTTAGGGCCGTCACACGAGAAGAAGCTCGTAAAGCGCTCAAGTCAAATTAG